A region of Streptomyces sp. NBC_01788 DNA encodes the following proteins:
- the rpsL gene encoding 30S ribosomal protein S12: MPTIQQLVRKGRQDKVEKNKTPALEGSPQRRGVCTRVFTTTPKKPNSALRKVARVRLTSGIEVTAYIPGEGHNLQEHSIVLVRGGRVKDLPGVRYKIIRGSLDTQGVKNRKQARSRYGAKKEK; this comes from the coding sequence GTGCCTACGATCCAGCAGCTGGTCCGCAAGGGCCGGCAGGACAAGGTCGAGAAGAACAAGACGCCCGCACTCGAGGGTTCGCCCCAGCGTCGTGGCGTCTGCACGCGTGTGTTCACGACCACTCCGAAGAAGCCGAACTCGGCCCTCCGTAAGGTCGCGCGTGTGCGTCTGACCAGCGGCATCGAGGTCACGGCTTACATTCCGGGTGAGGGACACAACCTGCAGGAGCACTCCATCGTGCTCGTGCGCGGCGGCCGTGTGAAGGACCTGCCGGGTGTTCGCTACAAGATCATCCGCGGTTCGCTCGACACCCAGGGTGTCAAGAACCGCAAGCAGGCTCGCAGCCGTTACGGCGCCAAGAAGGAGAAGTAA
- the rpsG gene encoding 30S ribosomal protein S7, with protein sequence MPRKGPAPKRPVIIDPVYGSPLVTSLINKVLLNGKRSTAERIVYGAMEGLREKTGNDPIITLKRALENIKPTLEVKSRRVGGATYQVPIEVKPGRANTLALRWLVGYSRARREKTMTERLLNELLDASNGLGAAVKKREDTHKMAESNKAFAHYRW encoded by the coding sequence ATGCCTCGTAAGGGCCCCGCCCCGAAGCGCCCGGTCATCATCGACCCGGTCTACGGCTCTCCTCTGGTGACCTCCCTGATCAACAAGGTGCTGCTGAACGGCAAGCGCTCCACCGCCGAGCGCATCGTCTACGGTGCCATGGAGGGTCTGCGTGAGAAGACGGGCAACGACCCGATCATCACGCTGAAGCGCGCGCTTGAGAACATCAAGCCGACCCTCGAGGTCAAGTCCCGTCGTGTCGGTGGCGCCACGTACCAGGTTCCGATCGAGGTCAAGCCCGGTCGTGCCAACACCCTGGCGCTGCGCTGGCTGGTCGGTTACTCCCGCGCCCGTCGCGAGAAGACCATGACCGAGCGCCTGCTCAACGAGCTCCTCGACGCCTCCAACGGCCTCGGTGCCGCGGTGAAGAAGCGCGAGGACACGCACAAGATGGCCGAGTCCAACAAGGCCTTCGCGCACTACCGCTGGTAG
- the fusA gene encoding elongation factor G, producing the protein MATTSLDLAHVRNIGIMAHIDAGKTTTTERILFYTGVSYKIGETHEGSATMDWMEQEQERGITITSAATTCHWPLDNVDHTINIIDTPGHVDFTVEVERSLRVLDGAVTVFDGVAGVEPQSETVWRQADRYGVPRICFVNKLDRTGAEFHRCVDMIKDRLGAQPLVMQLPIGAEADFKGVVDLVRMKALVWSAEAAKGEMYDVVDIPATHTEAAEEWHGKLVEAVAENDEEIMELYLEGNEPTEEQLHAAIRRITIASGKASETTITPVFCGTAFKNKGVQPLLDAVVRYLPTPLDVEAIEGHAVGNAEEVIKRKPSEDEPLAALAFKIMSDPHLGKLTFVRVYSGRLESGTAVLNSVKGKKERIGKIYRMHANKREEIPSVGAGDIVAVMGLKQTTTGETLSDDKNPVILESMDFPAPVIQVAIEPKSKGDQEKLGIAIQRLAEEDPSFQVHSDEETGQTIIGGMGELHLEVLVDRMRREFKVEANVGKPQVAYRETIRKAVERVDYTHKKQTGGTGQFAKVQIAIEPIEGGDASYEFVNKVTGGRVPKEYIPSVDAGAQEAMQFGILAGYEMTGVRVTLLDGGYHEVDSSELAFKIAGSQAFKEAARKASPVLLEPMMAVEVTTPEDYMGEVIGDINSRRGQIQAMEERAGARVVKGLVPLSEMFGYVGDLRSKTSGRASYSMQFDSYAEVPRNVAEEIIAKAKGE; encoded by the coding sequence ATGGCTACCACTTCACTTGACCTGGCCCATGTCCGCAACATCGGGATCATGGCCCACATCGACGCGGGCAAGACGACCACCACCGAGCGGATCCTGTTCTACACCGGTGTGTCCTACAAGATCGGTGAGACCCACGAGGGTTCCGCCACGATGGACTGGATGGAGCAGGAGCAGGAGCGTGGCATCACGATCACCTCTGCTGCCACCACCTGTCACTGGCCGCTGGACAACGTCGACCACACGATCAACATCATCGACACGCCGGGTCACGTCGACTTCACCGTCGAGGTGGAGCGCTCCCTGCGTGTGCTCGACGGTGCCGTGACGGTGTTCGACGGCGTCGCCGGTGTCGAGCCCCAGTCCGAGACGGTGTGGCGTCAGGCGGACCGCTACGGCGTTCCCCGCATCTGCTTCGTGAACAAGCTCGACCGCACCGGTGCCGAGTTCCACCGCTGCGTCGACATGATCAAGGACCGCCTGGGCGCGCAGCCGCTGGTCATGCAGCTGCCGATCGGTGCCGAGGCCGACTTCAAGGGCGTTGTGGACCTGGTCCGCATGAAGGCGCTCGTGTGGTCCGCCGAGGCCGCCAAGGGCGAGATGTACGACGTCGTCGACATCCCGGCCACGCACACCGAGGCCGCCGAGGAGTGGCACGGCAAGCTGGTCGAGGCCGTCGCGGAGAACGACGAAGAGATCATGGAGCTGTACCTGGAGGGCAACGAGCCCACCGAGGAGCAGCTGCACGCCGCGATCCGTCGTATCACCATCGCGTCCGGCAAGGCCTCCGAGACCACGATCACCCCGGTGTTCTGTGGCACCGCGTTCAAGAACAAGGGCGTCCAGCCCCTGCTCGACGCGGTCGTGCGCTACCTCCCCACGCCGCTCGACGTCGAGGCCATCGAGGGCCACGCCGTGGGCAACGCGGAAGAGGTCATCAAGCGCAAGCCGTCCGAGGACGAGCCGCTGGCCGCCCTCGCGTTCAAGATCATGAGCGACCCGCACCTGGGCAAGCTCACCTTCGTCCGGGTCTACTCGGGCCGCCTGGAGTCCGGCACCGCCGTGCTGAACTCCGTCAAGGGCAAGAAGGAGCGCATCGGCAAGATCTACCGCATGCACGCCAACAAGCGTGAGGAGATCCCGTCGGTGGGCGCCGGTGACATCGTCGCCGTCATGGGTCTGAAGCAGACCACGACCGGTGAGACGCTGTCCGACGACAAGAACCCGGTCATCCTGGAGTCCATGGACTTCCCGGCGCCGGTCATCCAGGTCGCCATCGAGCCCAAGTCGAAGGGCGACCAGGAGAAGCTGGGCATCGCGATCCAGCGCCTGGCCGAGGAGGACCCGTCCTTCCAGGTCCACTCGGACGAGGAGACCGGCCAGACCATCATCGGCGGTATGGGCGAGCTGCACCTCGAGGTGCTGGTCGACCGCATGCGCCGTGAGTTCAAGGTCGAGGCCAACGTCGGCAAGCCGCAGGTCGCCTACCGCGAGACCATCCGCAAGGCGGTCGAGCGGGTCGACTACACGCACAAGAAGCAGACTGGTGGTACCGGCCAGTTCGCCAAGGTGCAGATCGCGATCGAGCCGATCGAGGGCGGCGACGCCTCGTACGAGTTCGTGAACAAGGTCACCGGTGGTCGCGTTCCGAAGGAGTACATCCCCTCGGTCGACGCCGGCGCCCAGGAAGCGATGCAGTTCGGCATCCTGGCCGGCTACGAGATGACGGGCGTCCGCGTCACGCTTCTCGACGGTGGCTACCACGAGGTCGACTCCTCCGAGCTCGCGTTCAAGATCGCCGGTTCGCAGGCCTTCAAGGAGGCCGCGCGCAAGGCCAGCCCCGTGCTGCTCGAGCCGATGATGGCCGTCGAGGTCACCACGCCCGAGGACTACATGGGTGAGGTCATCGGCGACATCAACTCCCGCCGTGGCCAGATCCAGGCCATGGAGGAGCGGGCGGGTGCCCGTGTCGTGAAGGGCCTCGTGCCCCTCTCGGAGATGTTCGGCTACGTCGGCGACCTCCGCAGCAAGACGTCGGGTCGCGCAAGCTACTCGATGCAGTTCGACTCCTACGCCGAGGTTCCGCGGAACGTCGCCGAGGAGATCATCGCGAAGGCCAAGGGCGAGTAA
- the tuf gene encoding elongation factor Tu, which yields MAKAKFERTKPHVNIGTIGHIDHGKTTLTAAITKVLHDAYPELNEATPFDNIDKAPEERQRGITISISHVEYQTEARHYAHVDCPGHADYIKNMITGAAQMDGAILVVAATDGPMPQTKEHVLLARQVGVPYIVVALNKADMVDDEEILELVELEVRELLTEYEFPGDDVPVVKVSALKALEGEQQWVDSVLSLMNAVDEAIPEPERDVDKPFLMPIEDVFTITGRGTVVTGRIERGVLKVNETVDIIGIKTEKTTTTVTGIEMFRKLLDEGQAGENVGLLLRGIKREDVERGQVIIKPGTVTPHTDFEAQAYILSKDEGGRHTPFFNNYRPQFYFRTTDVTGVVTLPEGTEMVMPGDNTEMKVELIQPIAMEEGLKFAIREGGRTVGAGQVTKILK from the coding sequence GTGGCGAAGGCGAAGTTCGAGCGGACTAAGCCGCACGTCAACATCGGCACCATCGGTCACATCGACCACGGTAAGACGACCCTCACGGCCGCCATTACCAAGGTGCTGCACGACGCGTACCCGGAGCTGAACGAGGCCACCCCGTTCGACAACATCGACAAGGCGCCCGAAGAGCGCCAGCGTGGTATCACGATCTCCATCTCGCACGTCGAGTACCAGACCGAGGCGCGTCACTACGCCCACGTCGACTGCCCCGGTCACGCGGACTACATCAAGAACATGATCACCGGTGCCGCCCAGATGGACGGCGCGATCCTGGTGGTCGCCGCGACCGACGGCCCGATGCCGCAGACCAAGGAGCACGTGCTCCTGGCCCGCCAGGTCGGCGTGCCGTACATCGTCGTCGCCCTGAACAAGGCCGACATGGTGGACGACGAGGAGATCCTGGAGCTCGTCGAGCTCGAGGTCCGTGAGCTCCTCACCGAGTACGAGTTCCCGGGCGACGACGTCCCGGTCGTCAAGGTCTCCGCGCTGAAGGCCCTCGAGGGCGAGCAGCAGTGGGTGGACTCCGTCCTCTCCCTGATGAACGCCGTCGACGAGGCGATCCCGGAGCCGGAGCGCGACGTCGACAAGCCGTTCCTGATGCCGATCGAGGACGTCTTCACCATCACCGGTCGCGGTACGGTCGTCACCGGCCGCATCGAGCGTGGTGTCCTCAAGGTCAACGAGACCGTCGACATCATCGGCATCAAGACGGAGAAGACCACCACCACGGTCACCGGCATCGAGATGTTCCGCAAGCTGCTCGACGAGGGCCAGGCCGGTGAGAACGTCGGTCTGCTGCTCCGTGGCATCAAGCGCGAGGACGTCGAGCGCGGCCAGGTCATCATCAAGCCGGGTACGGTCACGCCGCACACCGACTTCGAGGCCCAGGCCTACATCCTCTCCAAGGACGAGGGTGGCCGCCACACGCCGTTCTTCAACAACTACCGTCCGCAGTTCTACTTCCGCACGACGGACGTGACCGGCGTGGTGACCCTCCCCGAGGGCACCGAGATGGTGATGCCGGGTGACAACACCGAGATGAAGGTGGAGCTCATCCAGCCCATCGCCATGGAAGAGGGCCTGAAGTTCGCCATCCGCGAGGGTGGCCGTACCGTGGGCGCCGGCCAGGTCACCAAGATCCTGAAGTAA